TTACAGGAAATCAGGCAACTCAACCCTGAGAGATTCACCTctcgccagcagcataccactgctggcttgcttctgaagctaagcagggttggtcctggtcagcagcataccaccctgcataccactgctggcttgcttctgaagctaagcagggttggtcctggtcagttcctggatgggagaccagatgctgctggaagtggtgttggagggccagtagaaggcactgtttcctctggtctaaaaaatatcccaattccccagggcagtgattggggacactgccctgtgtagggtgctgtctttcagatggaacgttaaacaggtgtcctgactctctgaggtcattaaagatcccatggcacttattgtaagagtaggggtgttaaccccagtgtcctggttaaattcccaatctggccctcaaaccatcatggtcacccaataatccccagtttacaattggctcattaatcctcctctcccctgtaactattccccaggtcgttgctgcaaatgagaacatgttctcagtcaacttacctggtaaaataacggattaaATTAAAAACCTCTAACATTCTCATTTTTGAACAGCCCCCTAGTCATGGTGATGTGTTATAAACGCATGGAAAAGAGAAGGACTGAGAACTTCTGAGAAGAAACATTTGCCCCCAGGCCCAAATCTTAAAATTCCTTAATTCTTTGAAATGAAATTGGACAATGAGCAAGCAGTTTGCCAGTGACAACTCCCTTACATCTCTATTACCTCCAATAGCAAGCGGAGACACTCTGAGTGAGAGAGACTTGTCGTTTGCCTAACGTTTGACTGGGTTATGTCACTGGACAACTGGGTCTTGTTCAGTAGGGATGAAATGGTAGAAAATATGTTGGTACCAACTGACATTGCCCCAATGAGAACGTTTTGACATTTAAAAACAATCTCTAATTTTGTGCCTGCTGAACACGGCCATGATTTTGTGATCTACCTCTATCACACTCATGAAAACACACACGTCGTTCCCATCTATGCTCAAATAAGGCTTGCTAAATGATGTTATGGTAGCCTGCTTTATATCTTGGTTACCAGTGATTTTATCTCCTGTACCACAtgccagtagagagagagagtatattttGTTTCTCTGTCAGTCATCCAACATGAGGAAGAGATTTTGTGTGGAGAGCGTCCCTGAGTCTAAGCGAATCATTGATATGAATAACATGCTTCAGTGGCTCTCAATGCATTATGTCATAGTCTGTTAGTCAATGAACTCATTATACCTCTAAATGACTCAACCTTAATGACATGTTACTTCCTGTGTGGTATTGGCTCTCGCTCAGTCTGTATTCTGATGTGCCACCACCCAGCAGCACTATCCCCGCCTGTGCACACATCGTCAATGACGCACACTGAGTGACAGGTCTAAGTTTGGCCTGTTCTCCAGGATACCAGGTGGCTATCTTGTGACCTCTTCACACTGCTCACTGCGGATGACAGTTAGCAGTGGCACAACCTGAATCTTTGGTGCGGAGAGAAAGTGTAATTTGGAGGTCGATGGCATCTGGCACCAATGCAGAGACTGAAAATTGAATAATTGAGACTAAGTAATAACCAATTTTCTGGCACCAAGTGAAGTCCCTAGCCTTACCTAGACAATTTATGTACATTTTTTGCTCATGTGTGATCCTATTCAGTGCATATCGCAATCACGCTGATGAGGTTGACGTGTAGGCCTAACTAAATCATCACTGTCAGGCTTTTGCATTTATACTCTTGTGCCATGATAAATTAAGAGCATTTTTCTTTATTCAATCTTTTTTGGGGGAGACATTTCTCATGGGAGAGATTAGAACCATCCTCTTCCCCAATACAACAGCCCACTTTGGGGAGTCGTATCTTTCATCCAACCGTAACCATCCATATCCTATTTTGCACGCCTTAGGCCCATCCAACCACCATCATGTCGAGCAAACGTGCAAAGGGGAAGACCACCAAGAAGCGGCCCCAGAGGGCCACGTCCAACGTGTTCGCCATGTTCGACCAGTCTCAGATCCAGGAGTTCAAGGAGGCCTTCAACATGATCGACCAGAACCGAGACGGCTTCATCGACAAGGAGGATCTTCATGACATGCTGGCCTCACTGGGTAAGACATAGTCCAAAGGGGAACGCATAGGAACCTGTTGTTAGTGGGTTGACTATATTCTATATACAAAACCTAACGAGCGTATACTCAATTCTAGACTGAAACATCCTTCCCAAAAACAACCTTAGAGATGTATAGCAACAGAACGTTTCCCAGTTAAACACCAGTAGTCAGATAGAGCGCTAACCTTAAGCATGCAGACCGGTAATAACGTCCAACCGGGCACACAAGTCAATTTAACATTGGTTCAACAGACATCGAAAGTATGTCCCAATGGGGATTGAACCATAATATTTATATTTCCTCAATGTTTACCTTCGAACAGAATTCAGATTTTACCACTTAATGTTGACTATGGTATGAGTGTTCTGTTGTGGTCCCCAGGTAAGAACCCGTCAGATGAGTACCTGGAGGGGATGATGGCGGAGGCGCCGGGGCCCATCAACTTCACCATGTTTCTCACCATGTTCGGAGAGCGCCTCAACGGCACCGACCCCGAGGACGTTATCCGCAACGCCTTCGCCTGCTTCGACGAGGAGGGTTCTGGTGAGACACACGAGCACGCACACTCACAAACACTCTTCAATGTCAACCACTAGCATCCACCTTCACAGTAATGTCAAACACTTAAATGGAAAAAAAACAGACTTCTTATCCTCGATTCTTCTCAGCCTCTCTTCTTACCACCTTCTCAACCGTATTGGGAAGGTTCAAGGTCCCCCACTCGGACCTTCTTCTCCAATgtttagagaaggagagaggatgataAGAATCAAGGAAAGAGCCAGATGATGACCCGCCTCACTCTCCCGTTTGCAGGAGTGCTCCACGAGGACCACCTGCGAGAGTTACTGACCACAATGGGCGACCGCTTCACTGATGAGGAAGTGGACGAGCTGTTCCGTGAGGCGCCTATCGACACGAAGGGCAACTTCAACTACGCCGAGTTCACCCGCATCCTCAAACACGGAGCTAAGGACAAGGACGACATGTAGGGAGAGAACTGCTTTGCGGCCCAAACACACAGTGCTTTTTTAGAGGGAATGGACTTGTGATTGAGGAGTGTATCTCAGCTAAGTGCATCTCAAGAAGTCTGTAGTGGCTTCCTCTCTGTATCCTTTCTGAGATTCCCAGTGATCTGAATATTGCTTTACTCTAATCCATTCCAGGAAAGGTGACAAGGTGAAAGGAAGCAATATTAGACTCTTGAGATGCACTGAACGCCTTTGTATGTGTGCCCCACTCCCCCTAAAAAGTATTCCGCACTACATACCAGCCAAGTACCTCTTCTTGCCTCACACCAGCACCACCTCTGTAAAGAACTGCACCTTCTATCCAGGAGCTGTGTTGGAAAACCACATTGTAATGGGCTCTCTTCTATTCTATTAATGTAATGTTTTTGACGGGTTGTATGTTACCTTCATTGCTTAAATGCTTATCATTCCACCCTTCTTTCATTGGACATGTTTCCCAGTGCTAGTCATATCTCCTTGTCATCTGGTCAGGTCTATTCCAACTCTGTCTGCATTGATGCACCACAGCCTCATTCAAGATAAAACACTCAACATGAAGGGTCAGACCTGTACAAGAAAGCGAGGGATGATGTCGTGAAGAAAGTCAGCCTTTTGAAATTGTTTACTCGTTGCTCTTTCATAAGAGAGAACAGAAGGAAGAGGTTGGGCTTGGTTGTGTTCGGGTATAATCATGTTTGGGTTGAATTATTGTTTAAGGAAAATGATCATGCCTGTATAGGACTAACGAAGGACCCTGAAGTGACATTCCACTGTGTCCTTTATTCCAGATGAGTAATTTCAATGTCCTGCTGCATTCAGTGCAGCATTCAATACCTTTTAATATTCTATCAGAGAAAATAAAATATAAACTGATTGATATTCTCTTACATTGCAGTTGTGACACTTCACACCAATTTGAGAAGAATACTTAATATTTACTGTATGTCttcaactctgcattgttggaaaaggacccgcgagaaagcatttcactgttaaatgacaggttgtacTAAGACGCATGTGACATAAAAATGTATGATCAAATGAAGTGGTCCAGGTTAAAGCACTAGCACCAGATGTGGACTAGGCAGTATTTCAAGAGTCACCGAGTCTTAGCTGTAATCAGTAGCAGTGAAAGTGCCACCCCGTTTGCGATATTACAATATGTTACTTCAAACAGTGAACACCATCCCCCCAGGACATCATTGCACGTGAGAGAACAGTGTTATGTACAGATTTGTTTTATGACGATGCAAAACCAAAAATGCACCTGGGGCAGCCAGTGGTGACATTTCTCCTAATGCAGATCAACTTTAAAGGTCATTAATATTGTTTCACCTCATGCATCAACAAAAAAAGCTAAATATAATGAAGGAAAAATATCAActaaataacgaggctatatacaaggggcacTGGAACCAAGTCAATacgcaggggtacaggttagttgaggtaatatgtaggtaggggtagtgACTGCGTATATAAAcctagagtagcagcagcatgtgAAAgaatatgtatgtacagtgcattcggaagtattcagacccctggacttttttcacattgttacattagccttattctaaatgaaTTAAATgaaaaatcctcaatctacacaaacTAGCCtgtaatgacaaagaaaaacaggTTGATATTTTtgccaatgtaaaaaataaaaataccttGTTTATATAactattcagcccctttgctatgacactcgaaaatgagcacaggtgcatcctgtttccattgatcattcttgaacTTGGAGTAtgtctgtggtaaattaaattgattggacatgaggtcccacagttggcagtgcatttcagagcaaaaaccaagccatgagaaggaattgtccgtaaagctccgagacaagattgtgtcaagGCGCAGAtcgggggaagggtaccaaattatttctgcagcattgaaggtccccaagaacacagtggcctccattcttaaatttaagtttggaaccaccaagactcttcctagagctggccacctgtcCAAACAGCAATTGGTgaagagccttggtcagagaggtgaccaagaacccaatggtcactcggacagagctccagagttcctctgtggagatgggcgaaccttccagaaggacaaccatctctgcagcacttcaccaatcaggcctttactatttagtaaaaggcacatggcagcccgcttggagttttcctaAAGGCATTTAAAggactgaccatgagaaacaagaatctctGGAGTGATAAAACCAAaatggcctaaatgccaagcgtcacgtctggaggaaaccggcACCGCTCAGCACCTGGCCattaccatccctacggtgaagtatcatgctgtggggatgtttttcagcagtctCCCACttgactgggagacaagtcagaatctagggaaagatgaacggagcaaagtacagagaaatccttgatgaaaacctgctctagagctcAGGACCTGAGATTggtgcaaaggttcaccttccaactggacaacgacCCTAGCTACACCAAagtagactcgaggctgtaaaacgctgcttcaaagtactgagtaaagtctgattacttatgtaaacgtgtttttttatatatacattagcaaacatttctttaAAAATAAAAGTTTTTGCTTTATTATGGGGAGTAGTGTGGATTTTTTCCTCAATCgaattcattttttaaataaggctgtaacatatggaaaaagtgaaggggtctgaatactgaccAAATGCACTGTTTGGCATCAATATAAATGAATTTGTTTtttgtgtggttagagtccagtgagtacgTCAAGCCTGTGCTAGGGTAAGTGCAAAGGTAGTCatttgatattttttttatttaactattcaagtccattaagaacaaattcttatttacaatgacggcctactcggccaaacccagacgatgggccaattgtgcgccgccctatgggactcccaatcgctgtcggttgtgatacagcccggattCGAACCAGTGTCTAGTGACGCttctagcattgagatgcagtgccttagaccactgcaccactcaggatcccaagtcttatgacttgggaggaagaagctgttcaggagccttctGGTCCCAGACATGGTGCTCCTGTacagcttgccatgcagtagcagagaacagtctatgacttagggagttcctctgacaccgcccagtatagaggtcctgggtggcaggaaggtGACCATCTAAAAAGGTTCAGTAGACCTTTGAAAATTGCTGTCTTGGATAGAACTGGGGGAGGGCATCCATGGTACAATATCTTGCGCATGTAAATTCTGTGTCATTAATCTTAGTGCTTCGAGACAAAAGGACATGGTAATGTGACACTACAGTTCAGATATATATAGAAAGAAACAAAGCACATGGATCAGCATATGAAAAAGAAAAACTTTTATTCTCTGAAATGCTTGTACAAAACACATTTAAAGTTTAAGGCATATATTGCACAGACTATTCAAAAGTTTCTATGTAGAAGGGGTATATCCCTCAATCCCATGTTTAAGGCACGATAGCCAGTTATACTTTCAATACATCAGCCATGATTCATACAGTGAAATGGAAAAACATCTTTAGGATGCAATTGGTCATATTGAGAAGCTACACATTGTCATTTCAGCTACAATTCATGCCAAAAGAAAAACACCTGACCTTGATGAATTTACATGCATTTTCACATTGGCATCTACGACCCAAGTTTCATTCTGCATCCAAaacctgatatatatatatatatatatctttctaaATAATGTCCAGTATCCAGGTTGTTTCCAGTATCGCAACAAGTAACATGTAGTCAGTGGCATGTAGTAACGAATAAACCACGTACCCGCTTAATTGTACTGTATATCTATTCACACCATTATTTCTTACAAATCACTATGACCAGGAACCCTTCCTTCCCCCCAAACTGTTTTAAGGAGGAGTTAAGGGCTCAGACGCACCAGAAGTGTTTGCTGGCCGAGAATACTTAGCACCTGTGAACATAATTTGCCAACCGAGTGCGCACCGATTttacacatagaaacacattaaaATTTTGGCAGTCAATATACAGCAGGTCCCCAAAAGACAGCGTGCTGAATGACAGGCAGAATGCTAGATCCACATTGGGTGCAGCGTGTGTGAGCCTTAAAACTCTTCAGCACATCTCCGTTAGTGGAGTACCTGTACGATCTACCTTTCCCAACGACAAATCAGGAAACAATGCCGACATCCAGCCGTATGAAAGAAATCCAGGGGTAGCCTACATATCTGGGAGACATGACGGAGAGAATGGGATCAGTGCGCGTCACAAACCCAGGCTAATAATAACAAAAAAAAAGCTCTTCTCATGCTTCTTTCTAGCTGGAAGATAAAACATGTTCTGGAATTGTAACACAATGGTCTTTTCAAAGCTTAAGAGTTGAAAAGAATAGAGAAAAGTCTTAAGTTAGACCTGTTTGAACTGACCTGACAGAATATAAGACTTTGCAGCAGCACAGTGTGTTGACGTAGGGTCTCACTACTGTTTGTGCTGTGTCAAAAGTTAGGATTTAGCCATAAAATGTGGTATATAAACTAAGACCGTTTCATGGAAACTACAACCGTATAAGAATGAGTAACACTGAGGAGAGGATATAGTCCACTAACAGAGAGAAAatacagaggaaaggagagtcaAATTTTCCAGACAGTTTGCTTCTCAATAACCTCAACATTGATCAATGACTTCAATACAACACTGACCAGCCTTTGTCATCCGAGGGAACTACTAAGAGTATTTCAATTAAGACATTTTGGTTTGAAATACAAGGACCAGATCTTAAGGCTCCAATGATTTGCTACTTGGGTCAAACCCTCTCCAAACAGGATGACCCAAAAGCTTGAACATGTTTGTAACAGTCTTCATCCATCAACTATGGCATAGTAGGGCACTAGCCTGACGGCGTCACCCGACTAAGCCTTCAGCGTCGACCACAGAAATTGAGTTCTGTTACATGACCTTATggtcacacacacagggatgtcacctccttcacatccacaCTAAAACCATCCCAGGAAATCATACAAAATACATAAAGATAACAGAGAGCAATACAAAAAAAACATTCCTCTTccatatatatacacaaataCTGCTTACCTGCTGAGATACTATTTTGGAAATGGGTTAAAATGAATCTTTTTTTAAAGTAAAACAAAAATGGTAGTGTTCATATACTTTGCGACTGATGATTTTGGGTGCGTGTCTTCAATGTAGAATCCCTGGTGGCCACATGTTTACAGTCGCTTTAAGGCAAGGAGAGAAGGACATTGGAGCTGTGCAGTCAGGCACACTGCAGTACAATCAATTTCCCTTCCGCCTGTCTTCCGGCATtgtgaggagggggaagggggcgTCGGAATGCTTGAGATTGTGAAGGCCGGACTAAAAAATGAAAATCTAAAGTGCATAAACTGTACTGGAGGAGCACGACACTAGCGCTTGAAACAAACAAACACTGTTGTCTCCGCCCCAAGTCTGCCCTTGTTTAGCCTTGGTGGGAATGATTGACAGGCTAGACAGCCAGGGTTTAAAGTCATCGAGTCCCGCTTTATACATTCAACCAAGTCCGGTACTGCTACTGATGAGGCTAGATCTGCTGGTGCTGGCTTCAAgacattaaaaaaatgtttaaccgGGGAAGGAAACGTCCTCGTTTGGAAATGGTTGAGATAGTAAGAGTTCAAAACTACATAATAGAACTTTGTGTTGTCGTTCTTATGTTGACATCACATTTAACATATACTCTGGAATGTTGACAAGTTGACAGCTTCTGCCCAGCAACAGGCTCTATTGGATAAAATATTTTGTTAAAGtcctgatttaaaaaatgctttaaaaAAAGCATAGTCTTTAAAACACTTGTATTTCCATCCCCGTGTCTGATGTATATGACAGTTCTGTCATATTCAAACTGCAGAGCAGAGACATACAGGATCAGTGGGTTGATGAAAGGAATATGTTCTCAGATATACAGACCAGGGTGTGGGCCGTGGCTCTAGTTGACTGTCTCGCTGACAGCATGCAGGGTGTGCTGCGCCCCCCACACTGTGGCTATGGGAGTC
This genomic window from Oncorhynchus nerka isolate Pitt River linkage group LG2, Oner_Uvic_2.0, whole genome shotgun sequence contains:
- the LOC115143463 gene encoding myosin regulatory light polypeptide 9-like, producing MSSKRAKGKTTKKRPQRATSNVFAMFDQSQIQEFKEAFNMIDQNRDGFIDKEDLHDMLASLGKNPSDEYLEGMMAEAPGPINFTMFLTMFGERLNGTDPEDVIRNAFACFDEEGSGVLHEDHLRELLTTMGDRFTDEEVDELFREAPIDTKGNFNYAEFTRILKHGAKDKDDM